A genomic window from Candidatus Bathyarchaeota archaeon includes:
- a CDS encoding 50S ribosomal protein L30, with product MAEQRKCLVAVRIRGLSDIPQETKDTLMMLRLTRNCHATLLDDRPAYKGMLQKSKNCITWGDASKETVAMLLKKRGRLPGDKKLTDEFAKELGYDSLDALAEAIVNVEVDFSSLPEVKPVFRLRPPSKGYKGKTKKSYVAGGEAGYRGEAINDLLKRMI from the coding sequence ATGGCAGAACAAAGGAAATGTTTGGTTGCTGTTCGAATTCGCGGTTTAAGTGATATTCCTCAAGAAACCAAAGATACCTTGATGATGTTGCGTTTAACTCGTAACTGTCACGCTACATTGCTTGATGATCGTCCAGCATACAAGGGTATGTTACAGAAAAGTAAAAACTGTATAACTTGGGGTGACGCTTCTAAAGAAACAGTAGCCATGCTTCTTAAGAAACGCGGTCGACTTCCGGGTGACAAAAAACTAACTGATGAATTCGCTAAAGAATTAGGCTATGATTCTTTGGATGCCTTAGCTGAAGCAATAGTAAACGTGGAAGTAGATTTTAGTAGCCTACCTGAAGTGAAACCTGTGTTTCGTCTTCGACCCCCTAGTAAAGGATACAAAGGAAAAACCAAAAAGAGCTATGTTGCAGGCGGCGAAGCTGGATATCGCGGAGAAGCAATTAACGATTTGCTGAAACGTATGATATAA
- a CDS encoding serine/threonine protein kinase → MQTNQIVPLEKLTETKQGQVLCYPRFEQQELEKRIKELESLGVKTLEFTGNKSVFNVPVLGKGCVGIVVIAHTDSQRLALKIRRIDADRKEMFHESEMLQKANSIGIGPKLVGTSANFLLMELIEGTHFPEWAESVKEPKAKIRIQLIAKRVLEKCYQLDQLGLDHGELSNASKHIIVDPKDSPHLIDFETASINRKVSNVTSVCQYLLLGSQTADKLKGKIGPLNKKEIINKLRNYKQNRTKENYEKILQQIN, encoded by the coding sequence GTGCAAACAAACCAAATAGTGCCTCTAGAAAAGCTGACGGAAACAAAACAAGGTCAGGTACTGTGTTATCCCAGATTTGAACAACAAGAACTTGAAAAGCGCATTAAAGAACTGGAAAGCCTTGGAGTCAAAACACTAGAATTTACTGGAAACAAAAGCGTTTTTAATGTTCCTGTTCTGGGAAAAGGATGCGTCGGCATTGTCGTAATTGCCCACACTGATTCCCAAAGGCTTGCGTTAAAGATTCGACGAATTGACGCAGATAGAAAAGAAATGTTTCATGAAAGCGAAATGCTACAAAAAGCAAACAGCATAGGCATTGGACCAAAGCTAGTTGGAACTAGTGCCAATTTTCTTTTGATGGAACTAATAGAAGGCACTCATTTTCCAGAATGGGCAGAATCCGTTAAAGAGCCAAAGGCAAAAATCCGTATTCAGTTGATTGCCAAAAGAGTCCTTGAAAAATGTTACCAACTTGATCAACTGGGCTTGGACCATGGTGAATTAAGCAACGCATCCAAACACATCATTGTTGACCCTAAAGATAGTCCTCATTTAATCGATTTTGAGACAGCCAGCATTAACCGTAAAGTCTCCAATGTTACTTCTGTCTGCCAGTATCTTTTGTTGGGAAGCCAAACCGCAGACAAACTAAAAGGCAAGATTGGTCCCTTAAACAAGAAAGAAATCATAAACAAATTAAGGAATTACAAACAAAACAGAACAAAAGAAAATTATGAAAAAATTCTACAACAAATTAATTGA
- a CDS encoding 50S ribosomal protein L15, whose protein sequence is MPTKMRKVRKYRGSRTHGYGQIGQHRSRGGRGGTGKAGLDKHKWTYVIKHDPTYWLKHGFVSTKTLNSKVKIINVGKLDDLVDHLDAVEKLERKENKVVLDLERLGFDKLLGTGKISKPVLVKVSAYSESASKKLVEAGGAILQEAEAE, encoded by the coding sequence TTGCCAACTAAAATGAGAAAAGTAAGAAAATATCGAGGCTCTCGAACACATGGATACGGTCAGATAGGTCAACACCGGTCACGAGGTGGACGGGGTGGAACTGGAAAAGCAGGTCTTGACAAACACAAATGGACCTATGTTATAAAGCATGATCCTACCTATTGGCTTAAGCATGGTTTTGTGTCCACTAAAACTCTTAATTCCAAAGTTAAAATTATCAATGTTGGAAAACTTGATGACTTAGTTGATCACTTAGATGCAGTTGAAAAACTGGAACGAAAAGAAAACAAGGTCGTTTTAGATTTAGAACGCCTTGGTTTTGACAAACTTTTGGGGACTGGTAAAATATCAAAGCCTGTTCTTGTTAAAGTTTCAGCTTATTCTGAGTCTGCTTCTAAGAAACTCGTGGAAGCAGGTGGAGCAATCCTCCAAGAAGCAGAAGCTGAATAA
- a CDS encoding S-adenosyl-l-methionine hydroxide adenosyltransferase family protein — protein MSIISLLTDFGQKDPYVAEMKAVILSINPQVRFVDITHQVTKFSIAHGAYCLASAALYFPSKTVHLAVVDPGVGTKRRPIIVETLRSFFVGPDNGLLILAAQKETITHVYCIENTNYMLPVVSQTFHGRDVFAPIAAHLTKGVTPREFGPEIHDYFVPKFTNPITEPRKIMGEVLHIDDFGNIISNISIQHLEKAGITVGKRVSLVVGSQRLMAPFCSVYGEVDLGHCLVLVGDNGFVEVAVNQGDASKVFGARVGDRFCLSVVTC, from the coding sequence GTGTCTATAATTTCGTTACTTACTGATTTTGGTCAAAAAGACCCCTACGTTGCAGAAATGAAAGCTGTTATCTTGTCCATTAACCCACAAGTTCGCTTTGTGGATATAACTCATCAGGTTACAAAATTTAGTATAGCCCATGGTGCTTACTGTTTAGCTTCCGCGGCTCTGTATTTTCCTTCAAAAACAGTTCATCTTGCAGTTGTAGATCCAGGAGTGGGAACAAAACGTCGCCCAATCATCGTAGAAACCCTGCGCAGTTTCTTTGTTGGACCCGATAATGGACTTTTGATATTAGCAGCCCAAAAGGAAACAATTACCCATGTTTACTGTATTGAAAACACGAACTACATGCTTCCTGTAGTGTCTCAAACTTTTCATGGGCGTGACGTGTTTGCTCCTATCGCTGCTCACCTAACAAAGGGTGTAACTCCTCGTGAGTTTGGACCCGAAATACACGATTATTTTGTTCCCAAGTTTACTAACCCAATAACAGAACCTAGAAAAATAATGGGAGAAGTCTTGCACATCGACGATTTTGGCAACATAATCAGCAACATTTCCATACAGCATCTTGAAAAAGCAGGAATTACTGTAGGGAAGCGTGTTTCATTGGTTGTTGGAAGCCAACGTTTGATGGCTCCATTTTGTTCAGTTTACGGAGAAGTTGATTTGGGGCATTGTTTGGTATTAGTTGGGGACAATGGATTTGTTGAAGTTGCCGTTAATCAGGGAGATGCTTCAAAAGTTTTCGGTGCGCGTGTTGGGGACAGGTTTTGTTTGTCTGTTGTAACTTGTTAG
- a CDS encoding cytidylate kinase family protein — protein MENSCGDNNQKVIICVSGMTGSGKSTVAKKLAEKYELNYFSGGNAMRILAKEEGYHSEVNGWWESSEGLAFLQKRKEDPSFDKKIDEKLLELAEEGNVVLDSWTVPWLLKAKGFKIWLEASPQVRATRVLKRDGMTAEEALKALTEKDEETRQIYKKLYGFELGHDLTPFNLVLSTDDLDPDDIFYAVSVVTDRLVFGKH, from the coding sequence GTGGAAAATAGTTGTGGCGATAATAATCAAAAAGTAATAATTTGTGTCAGTGGAATGACTGGCTCTGGCAAAAGTACAGTAGCAAAAAAATTAGCTGAAAAATATGAGTTAAATTATTTTTCTGGTGGAAACGCTATGCGTATATTAGCAAAAGAAGAAGGGTACCATTCAGAAGTAAACGGTTGGTGGGAATCCTCTGAAGGGTTAGCTTTTCTACAGAAACGCAAAGAAGACCCCAGTTTTGACAAAAAAATTGATGAAAAACTGTTAGAACTAGCCGAAGAAGGAAACGTTGTTTTAGACAGCTGGACAGTACCTTGGCTTTTGAAAGCCAAAGGTTTCAAAATTTGGTTAGAAGCTTCTCCTCAAGTTAGAGCAACACGTGTATTAAAACGGGACGGAATGACCGCCGAAGAAGCCCTAAAAGCATTAACCGAAAAAGACGAAGAAACCCGACAAATATACAAAAAACTATATGGCTTCGAATTAGGACACGATTTGACGCCTTTTAACTTGGTTCTTTCTACAGACGACTTAGACCCCGACGATATATTCTATGCTGTTTCTGTTGTTACTGATCGTTTAGTTTTCGGGAAACATTAA
- a CDS encoding 50S ribosomal protein L19e has protein sequence MSLKSQRRLAADILKVGETRVWIDPERIDYVEAAITREEIRKLIHEKVVKRLPSKGVCRSHARLIAEKRKKGLRRGPGGKSGPARSKISKKQAWINRIRPIRRRLRELKETRAITESTYRKLYDMSESGVFESKADLERYIKAKDMWRRR, from the coding sequence ATGAGTCTTAAAAGTCAACGTCGGTTAGCTGCCGATATATTGAAAGTCGGTGAAACCCGAGTTTGGATTGATCCTGAACGAATTGATTACGTTGAAGCTGCTATTACTCGTGAAGAAATCCGTAAGCTAATTCACGAAAAAGTAGTCAAACGTCTTCCCTCAAAAGGGGTTTGTCGTTCTCATGCTAGGCTTATCGCTGAAAAACGAAAGAAAGGTTTGAGGCGAGGTCCAGGAGGAAAAAGTGGTCCTGCTCGTTCAAAGATTTCTAAGAAACAGGCTTGGATTAACAGAATTCGGCCTATACGACGCCGACTGCGTGAATTGAAAGAAACTCGCGCAATTACCGAGAGTACTTACCGAAAATTGTATGACATGTCCGAAAGTGGTGTCTTTGAATCTAAAGCAGATTTAGAGCGCTACATTAAAGCAAAAGATATGTGGAGGAGACGTTAA
- a CDS encoding 30S ribosomal protein S5, protein MRSNRDEKFETWVPRTKLGKMVLEGQISSMEELFMEGLKIREPEIVNTLLPNLQEEVLDIGLVQKQTDAGEKSQFRAIVVVGNRDGYIGVASGKASQVRGAIEKAAVNARLKITPIRRGCGSWECGCGKHHSMPFQVQGECGGVEIVLIPGPRGLGIVASETAKIILGLAGVKDCWTKSYGSTRTIPSFSFAVFDALKKTYLLVTPGDWVR, encoded by the coding sequence ATGAGGTCCAATAGAGACGAAAAGTTTGAAACTTGGGTTCCCCGGACTAAACTGGGAAAAATGGTTCTTGAAGGACAAATCTCTTCGATGGAAGAGTTGTTCATGGAAGGGCTTAAGATACGTGAACCCGAAATAGTGAACACTTTGCTTCCAAATCTTCAGGAAGAAGTCCTAGATATCGGTCTAGTACAGAAACAAACTGACGCTGGAGAGAAATCACAATTCAGAGCTATCGTAGTTGTAGGAAACCGTGACGGTTACATCGGCGTAGCATCAGGAAAAGCAAGCCAAGTACGTGGCGCAATAGAAAAAGCTGCAGTTAATGCACGCCTTAAAATCACTCCTATTCGTCGCGGCTGCGGATCCTGGGAATGTGGATGTGGAAAACACCATTCAATGCCCTTCCAAGTTCAAGGTGAATGTGGAGGAGTTGAAATTGTATTGATTCCTGGACCCCGTGGTCTGGGTATTGTCGCAAGTGAAACCGCAAAAATCATTCTAGGTTTAGCTGGAGTAAAAGACTGTTGGACCAAAAGCTATGGTTCAACACGGACAATTCCATCTTTCTCTTTTGCAGTTTTCGATGCTTTGAAGAAAACCTACTTGTTGGTTACTCCAGGGGATTGGGTGCGTTAA
- a CDS encoding 30S ribosomal protein S14 — MVKQQTKVERKFGKGSRPCRRCGSYGSLVRSYGLDLCRQCFREIASDLGFRKYE; from the coding sequence ATGGTGAAACAGCAAACTAAAGTTGAACGAAAATTCGGTAAGGGCAGTCGTCCCTGTAGGCGATGTGGATCCTACGGTTCCCTTGTACGCAGCTATGGATTAGACCTTTGTCGCCAATGTTTCCGTGAAATTGCAAGCGACCTGGGTTTCAGGAAATATGAGTAA
- a CDS encoding 50S ribosomal protein L18 translates to MATGPRYRVAFRRRREGKTNYRTRRALVLSRVPRVVVRLSLKNVIAQVIEAESIGDKVVVSAHSHELVKTYGWKCNGGNIPSAYLTGLLCGYKALANGVETAFLDIGLHIPVKGTRIFAALKGLVDAGVDVPHSEEILPEESRISGEHIAEYASQLSEEPEVYKQKFSKYLAQKIKPEELPEHFSAVKEKITSSFEEKVKQ, encoded by the coding sequence ATGGCAACTGGTCCTAGGTACAGAGTAGCCTTCCGTAGAAGACGGGAAGGAAAAACAAATTATCGAACACGTAGAGCGCTTGTTCTTTCACGTGTGCCCCGTGTTGTTGTTCGTCTCAGCTTGAAAAATGTGATTGCTCAGGTAATTGAGGCGGAATCAATCGGAGACAAAGTAGTAGTTTCAGCTCACTCTCATGAGTTAGTGAAAACTTATGGCTGGAAATGTAATGGTGGAAACATTCCATCCGCCTATCTTACTGGTTTGCTGTGTGGTTACAAAGCCTTAGCTAACGGAGTGGAAACCGCTTTCTTAGATATTGGTCTTCACATTCCCGTTAAAGGCACAAGAATATTTGCTGCCCTAAAGGGATTAGTAGATGCAGGTGTTGATGTTCCTCACAGTGAAGAAATTCTTCCTGAAGAATCTCGTATTAGCGGTGAACACATTGCAGAATATGCAAGCCAGTTGTCTGAAGAACCTGAAGTCTACAAACAAAAGTTCTCAAAATATCTGGCACAAAAAATTAAACCAGAAGAGCTGCCTGAACACTTTTCGGCAGTCAAAGAAAAAATTACATCTTCGTTTGAAGAAAAGGTGAAACAATAG
- a CDS encoding 50S ribosomal protein L32e, producing the protein MGEQSSSKNAYVKNKKPKFRRQESWRYKRVTDRWRRPHGIDSKMRKKVKGWPASPTVGYQSPKATRGLHPSGYVETRVFNVEDLGGIDPEIQAVRVAHTVGAKKRLDIIAAAEVKGIHVLNSRKTREDIESKENGEEVNES; encoded by the coding sequence ATGGGCGAGCAATCTTCTTCTAAGAACGCTTATGTAAAAAACAAAAAGCCCAAATTTAGAAGGCAAGAGAGCTGGAGATACAAAAGAGTTACCGATAGATGGAGACGACCTCATGGTATCGACAGCAAAATGCGCAAAAAAGTTAAAGGTTGGCCTGCATCACCAACTGTTGGTTATCAAAGTCCAAAAGCTACCAGAGGATTACACCCTTCTGGGTATGTAGAAACACGCGTTTTCAATGTTGAAGACTTAGGTGGAATCGACCCAGAAATTCAAGCTGTCCGTGTAGCTCACACAGTAGGTGCCAAAAAAAGACTTGATATAATTGCCGCTGCTGAAGTGAAAGGAATTCACGTTTTGAACTCACGCAAAACTCGGGAAGATATTGAATCAAAAGAAAATGGAGAAGAAGTAAATGAGTCTTAA
- the secY gene encoding preprotein translocase subunit SecY, giving the protein MAGKFLSFFGPLSRFMPEVGSPSRKVSFNEKLFWTAMALIIYLVMSQINLFNVTSGGQGFDAYQIIFASNQGTLTTLGIGPIVTGGLILQLLIGSSIINADLGNPEDRALFTAATKFFAVLLTVVQASAYLLGGVFGVLDTVTAVIIFAQLIFAGIILMLLDEMMQKGWGLGSGISLFILGGVAQRIMWDSFGITAVVADGRNYGAFIALGEVIASGSPIVDAFLRVDANGVLTTYPSMIGLIATVAVFILVIYMEGVRVELPISHANYRGFRGKYPIKLLYVSNLPVIFASALFANVAVVAQLLYTQPWGPDNFFAQLLGTYATTDPAVGPQLVGGLAYYVTAPNGIAGLVADPLRAAIYSLIMVVFSVIFSLTWLEVGGLGPGTVAKQLVDSGMQIPGFRRSGKSIEMILQRYIPVVTVLGGAIVGLIAAVAGFFGVFGSGVGILLAVGILYQYYQLLVQEQVAEMYPALGKVLG; this is encoded by the coding sequence ATGGCTGGCAAATTTCTTTCATTTTTCGGACCCCTCTCACGGTTTATGCCCGAAGTAGGTTCACCAAGTCGGAAAGTAAGCTTCAACGAAAAACTTTTCTGGACTGCAATGGCGCTCATAATCTACCTTGTTATGAGCCAAATAAACCTCTTCAATGTTACCAGTGGTGGACAAGGTTTTGATGCGTATCAAATAATTTTTGCCTCAAACCAAGGAACCCTTACAACCCTTGGTATTGGACCAATTGTAACTGGTGGCCTGATTTTGCAGCTCCTCATTGGGTCTAGCATAATCAATGCTGACTTAGGAAATCCTGAAGACCGTGCACTTTTCACTGCAGCTACTAAGTTCTTTGCTGTATTGCTTACTGTAGTACAAGCTTCTGCTTATCTGCTAGGTGGAGTATTCGGAGTTTTGGATACTGTAACTGCCGTAATAATATTTGCCCAGCTTATATTTGCAGGTATTATACTAATGCTTTTAGATGAAATGATGCAAAAAGGCTGGGGTCTTGGAAGCGGAATCAGTCTTTTCATTCTTGGAGGTGTTGCCCAAAGAATCATGTGGGATAGTTTTGGAATAACCGCTGTTGTAGCTGATGGTCGCAACTATGGCGCTTTTATTGCTCTTGGTGAAGTAATTGCTAGCGGCAGTCCAATAGTTGATGCTTTCTTGCGTGTTGATGCTAATGGTGTTCTTACTACTTATCCAAGCATGATAGGATTAATAGCAACTGTAGCTGTGTTCATCTTAGTAATTTACATGGAAGGTGTCCGTGTTGAACTTCCAATTTCACACGCCAATTATCGAGGCTTCCGTGGAAAATATCCAATTAAGCTTCTTTATGTCTCAAACTTACCTGTAATATTTGCTTCAGCATTGTTTGCTAATGTTGCCGTGGTAGCTCAGCTATTATACACTCAGCCTTGGGGTCCTGACAACTTTTTTGCTCAACTCTTAGGAACATATGCTACGACTGATCCTGCTGTTGGGCCTCAGTTAGTTGGAGGTCTTGCTTACTATGTGACTGCTCCTAATGGTATTGCAGGCTTAGTTGCTGATCCATTGCGTGCAGCAATTTATTCATTGATTATGGTTGTATTTTCTGTAATCTTTTCGTTAACTTGGCTAGAAGTCGGTGGTCTAGGACCTGGTACCGTTGCAAAACAGCTTGTTGATTCAGGCATGCAGATTCCTGGATTCCGTAGGTCAGGAAAATCCATAGAAATGATACTTCAGCGATATATTCCAGTAGTTACTGTGCTTGGTGGTGCAATAGTTGGACTTATTGCAGCTGTTGCTGGCTTCTTTGGTGTATTCGGATCTGGAGTTGGTATCTTGCTTGCTGTAGGTATACTGTATCAGTATTATCAACTGCTTGTGCAAGAACAAGTTGCAGAAATGTATCCTGCTCTAGGTAAAGTATTGGGATGA
- a CDS encoding Hsp20/alpha crystallin family protein: protein MSDPWWRRRKKKAPWLNDIYDELEKLGDLIDETMQKAFENSSKDESSGKSSFRGFSIRVGPDGKPKIREMNKNQALYDDADFEDDESEPLVDFIEEAETLVVLAQLPGITKDDIDLWVTETCLTLTVDAEDFEWYDELKLPTKVKPKSAKASYKNGVLEVKMEKSKKIDNKVSIK from the coding sequence ATGAGCGACCCTTGGTGGAGGCGCAGAAAAAAGAAAGCGCCTTGGCTAAATGACATCTATGATGAGTTAGAAAAACTAGGTGACTTAATCGACGAAACAATGCAAAAAGCCTTTGAAAATTCCTCCAAGGACGAATCATCTGGAAAAAGTTCATTTCGTGGATTTTCCATACGAGTTGGTCCCGATGGAAAACCAAAGATTCGCGAAATGAATAAAAATCAAGCCCTATATGACGATGCAGACTTCGAAGATGATGAATCTGAACCTCTAGTTGATTTCATTGAAGAAGCAGAAACCTTGGTTGTTTTGGCTCAACTTCCGGGAATCACCAAAGATGACATCGATCTTTGGGTAACTGAAACATGTTTAACTCTAACCGTTGATGCCGAAGACTTTGAATGGTATGATGAACTAAAACTGCCAACTAAAGTGAAACCCAAGTCTGCAAAGGCATCTTACAAGAACGGTGTATTGGAAGTTAAAATGGAAAAATCAAAGAAAATAGATAATAAAGTTTCAATTAAATAG
- a CDS encoding rhomboid family intramembrane serine protease translates to MFRFQLKISPTTFLVAANIAVYIFTSVIGGNIFETNINILQIFGQYNYSVMNGAYWQLLTSIFVHVDIIHITLNMLFLFIFGLRAEEFFKTEEYFAVYMLSGLTGSLLTLFFMSANTVSAGASGAVFGMFGAGLIYMRKRFGQSIVGALLFSLLFLMLSTGSGVNVIAHFGGLATGLIIGYVLAQSRQEKYWIENY, encoded by the coding sequence ATGTTCAGATTTCAGTTAAAAATATCGCCGACAACGTTTCTTGTTGCAGCCAACATTGCAGTTTACATTTTCACGTCAGTAATTGGCGGAAACATCTTCGAAACTAACATCAATATTCTGCAAATATTTGGACAATACAACTATAGCGTCATGAACGGCGCATACTGGCAACTATTAACATCCATTTTTGTCCACGTGGACATAATCCATATCACCTTGAACATGCTGTTTTTATTTATTTTCGGGTTACGGGCAGAAGAATTCTTCAAAACAGAAGAATACTTTGCAGTTTACATGCTCTCAGGACTAACAGGCAGCCTATTGACCCTGTTTTTCATGTCTGCAAACACTGTATCTGCAGGAGCCTCAGGGGCAGTGTTTGGAATGTTTGGAGCAGGACTCATATACATGCGAAAAAGGTTTGGACAATCAATAGTAGGTGCACTACTGTTTTCCCTGCTGTTTTTGATGCTGTCCACAGGCTCAGGCGTCAATGTAATTGCCCACTTTGGAGGACTCGCAACTGGACTAATTATCGGCTATGTTCTGGCTCAATCCCGGCAAGAAAAATACTGGATAGAAAACTACTAA
- a CDS encoding 50S ribosomal protein L6 — MRAIETVSTVEVPENVVGMLDGRTVTIKGEKGELVRDFSHASVNIRLDGKTFTIQASWPRKREAALVGTVSSHIKNMITGVTTGYTHKLKIVYSHFPITVKVVGNYLTIANFTGERNPRKAKIMGNCNVKINGDDIIIQGINKEDVSQTAANIQNGTKIKSKDPRVFLDGIYVFEEHEGFVD, encoded by the coding sequence ATGCGTGCAATAGAAACCGTATCAACAGTTGAAGTCCCCGAAAATGTAGTGGGCATGCTCGATGGAAGAACAGTCACAATTAAAGGTGAAAAAGGTGAACTCGTAAGAGACTTTTCACATGCATCCGTTAACATCCGGTTAGATGGTAAAACTTTTACCATTCAAGCAAGCTGGCCCCGCAAAAGAGAAGCAGCCCTAGTGGGAACTGTGAGTTCTCATATAAAGAACATGATAACGGGAGTAACAACTGGGTATACGCATAAATTGAAAATTGTTTATTCTCACTTTCCTATAACTGTCAAGGTTGTAGGCAACTATTTGACCATTGCAAATTTTACTGGTGAGCGTAATCCACGAAAAGCCAAAATAATGGGAAATTGCAACGTCAAAATAAATGGTGACGATATTATCATTCAAGGAATAAACAAAGAGGATGTTAGCCAAACTGCCGCAAATATCCAGAATGGTACAAAAATAAAGTCCAAAGACCCACGAGTTTTCTTGGACGGTATTTATGTTTTTGAAGAACATGAGGGATTCGTAGATTGA
- a CDS encoding 30S ribosomal protein S8: MPMMDTLANGLTTIINNEMRRKRECIINQASKLLGRVLRVMQLNGYIGEFEFIDDGRSGKFRVQLLGRVNKCGAIKPRIPVNSKEIENWEKQFLPSRDIGVLVFSTSQGVLSHKEVREKKIGGRLLAFVY, encoded by the coding sequence TTGCCTATGATGGACACGCTCGCAAATGGTTTGACTACAATCATAAATAACGAAATGCGCCGAAAACGAGAATGCATAATCAATCAGGCCTCCAAGTTACTAGGGCGTGTTTTGAGAGTAATGCAGCTTAACGGTTACATCGGAGAATTCGAATTCATTGATGATGGCCGCTCCGGAAAGTTCCGAGTGCAACTTCTTGGTCGAGTTAACAAATGTGGTGCTATAAAGCCCAGAATTCCTGTTAACTCTAAAGAAATCGAGAACTGGGAAAAACAATTCCTCCCCTCCAGAGACATAGGTGTGCTGGTCTTTTCCACCTCTCAAGGCGTTCTATCCCATAAAGAGGTAAGAGAGAAAAAGATTGGCGGTCGTCTTTTGGCCTTTGTTTATTAG
- a CDS encoding DUF106 domain-containing protein, which produces MSSLAQPPVVTLIVLFVSIVMSLSSSFINTRFMPKEHRQQLRDLQKRISALTKEKNAIMKEAKETGDKKLLKKGQKQEKQLLALQSQSLSLTSKQFRVMPITMAVFFVVWLILTGSILGMKLFDSPFIGPDPVAYLPWFGGVMPLTLFYWYLICSFTFGAFFQRIFGLTGAVD; this is translated from the coding sequence ATGAGTTCTTTAGCCCAACCTCCTGTTGTCACGCTTATAGTTCTATTTGTTTCTATAGTCATGTCCCTATCCTCTTCTTTCATTAATACACGTTTCATGCCTAAAGAACACCGCCAACAACTCAGGGATCTCCAGAAAAGAATCTCTGCATTAACTAAAGAAAAAAATGCCATCATGAAAGAAGCCAAAGAAACTGGTGACAAAAAACTTCTCAAGAAAGGTCAAAAACAAGAAAAGCAGCTTCTTGCTCTTCAGTCTCAATCTCTTTCGTTGACTTCGAAACAGTTTCGAGTAATGCCTATCACGATGGCGGTATTCTTTGTTGTTTGGTTAATATTGACTGGAAGCATTCTTGGAATGAAACTATTTGATAGCCCATTCATTGGACCCGACCCTGTTGCATACCTTCCATGGTTTGGTGGAGTCATGCCCCTTACCCTGTTTTATTGGTATCTTATTTGTTCATTCACATTTGGTGCATTCTTCCAACGTATCTTCGGATTAACGGGGGCAGTTGACTAA